One Longimicrobium sp. DNA window includes the following coding sequences:
- a CDS encoding type II toxin-antitoxin system Phd/YefM family antitoxin — protein sequence MIDLNDIYSLSDFQRKTREHIERLKQTGKPTVLTVNGKAELIVQDASAYQALLDLVEQAETIIGIQRGLRAFERGDARPAEDVFDDLLGQAPARKSA from the coding sequence ATGATCGACCTGAACGACATCTATTCTCTCAGTGATTTTCAGCGGAAGACTCGCGAACACATCGAGCGGCTCAAGCAAACCGGGAAACCAACCGTGCTTACCGTAAACGGAAAAGCGGAGCTCATCGTACAGGACGCCTCCGCGTACCAGGCGCTCCTCGATCTGGTGGAGCAGGCCGAGACGATCATTGGAATCCAGCGGGGATTGCGCGCCTTCGAGCGCGGTGATGCGCGCCCCGCGGAGGACGTGTTCGATGACCTTCTGGGTCAGGCGCCGGCACGCAAGTCGGCGTGA
- a CDS encoding type II toxin-antitoxin system RelE/ParE family toxin produces the protein MDVSSVAEEELREAKRYLEKHAPEYVSEWGARMRRAVLSLREMPHRCASAPEKDLFGLELRHLSVGSYRIVFHVEGKTVRVLYIRHSAMQPLDKADEE, from the coding sequence GTGGACGTGTCTTCTGTGGCGGAGGAGGAGCTTCGGGAGGCGAAACGATACCTGGAGAAGCACGCGCCAGAATACGTGTCCGAGTGGGGAGCGCGGATGCGGCGCGCGGTGCTGTCCCTCCGCGAGATGCCTCACCGCTGTGCTTCCGCTCCCGAGAAGGATCTGTTCGGGCTCGAGCTGCGCCATCTGTCGGTGGGATCGTACCGCATCGTCTTCCACGTCGAAGGAAAGACGGTGCGCGTTCTCTACATCCGGCATTCCGCCATGCAGCCGCTCGATAAGGCCGACGAAGAGTGA
- a CDS encoding DUF433 domain-containing protein, with protein MASISAAVHCDPEILGGVPVFVGTRVPVQNLFDYLSGGDSLDAFLRSFPTVSREQAVCALEQAGEALKRIAHAAH; from the coding sequence ATGGCGAGTATCAGCGCCGCGGTTCATTGTGACCCCGAGATCCTCGGTGGCGTACCCGTGTTCGTCGGCACCCGGGTGCCGGTTCAGAACCTGTTCGACTACCTCTCGGGCGGGGACAGTCTGGATGCCTTCCTGCGCTCCTTTCCCACGGTAAGCCGAGAGCAGGCGGTGTGCGCGCTGGAGCAGGCTGGAGAGGCTTTGAAGCGTATTGCTCACGCTGCTCACTAA
- a CDS encoding MBL fold metallo-hydrolase — translation MPLHTKRRHLLLTALLLAPTPAALTAQAPQGPLWSSYSRAAEVLRLGAEAHGGAAAIRGLTAASFRWEGEDYAPTQGRVPAASWDTAGNARAVVSDVRVDLAGGRFAWDREFSFGGGYLNAFRWAGSGREFLSYNHRPERGMGGTTFQRDTTGTQQRRALSSLGANMPVLLIRQALDRSNTLRHLGRTGQEEAISYTTAEGDPVTLYFDTATHLLIRREEMGNGSLGDEVDAVHFAGYEQVAGFAVPRRLELRWNGLLTGRQRLVSFAPAAELPDSLFRVPAGYAFPAPGGAPAMTRVAEGVYFVERIGGGYRSLVVDTDEGLVVVDAPLNPEATGAAIALIEHTFPGRPIRYVVITHHHGDHIGGIPAYAARGATILVAPGSEAYIRRMISVTRTLGRIGQPRRAPAPEAVFETLSGRRTIGRGARAVEVLNVGPTSHAAAMLAVYVPAQKLLFQGDLLRINEQGGPVVSPDANRDLESLIRRFRLDVRTIGAVHGLNGTMDDLREAIRRGASAH, via the coding sequence ATGCCCCTCCACACCAAGCGCCGCCATCTCCTCCTCACCGCCCTCCTGCTCGCCCCCACCCCCGCCGCCCTCACCGCGCAAGCCCCGCAAGGCCCGCTGTGGAGCTCCTACTCGCGCGCCGCCGAGGTACTGCGCCTGGGCGCGGAGGCGCACGGCGGCGCGGCTGCGATCCGCGGGCTCACGGCGGCCTCGTTCCGCTGGGAGGGCGAGGACTACGCGCCCACGCAGGGCCGCGTGCCCGCCGCGTCGTGGGACACGGCCGGGAACGCGCGCGCGGTGGTGAGCGACGTGCGGGTCGACCTCGCGGGCGGCCGCTTCGCGTGGGACCGCGAGTTCAGCTTCGGCGGCGGCTACCTGAACGCGTTCCGGTGGGCAGGAAGCGGCCGCGAGTTCCTGAGCTACAACCATCGCCCGGAGCGCGGAATGGGCGGCACCACCTTCCAGCGCGACACCACGGGGACACAGCAGCGGCGGGCACTATCGTCGCTTGGCGCAAACATGCCGGTCCTTTTGATCCGCCAGGCCCTCGATCGCTCCAACACGCTGCGACATCTCGGCCGCACCGGGCAGGAGGAGGCGATCTCGTACACGACCGCCGAGGGAGACCCGGTCACCCTCTACTTCGACACCGCCACCCACCTCCTCATCCGCCGCGAGGAGATGGGCAACGGCTCGCTGGGCGACGAGGTGGATGCGGTGCACTTCGCGGGCTACGAGCAGGTCGCGGGCTTCGCGGTGCCGCGCCGGCTGGAGCTGCGCTGGAACGGGCTGCTCACGGGACGGCAGCGCCTGGTCTCGTTCGCCCCGGCCGCCGAGCTCCCGGACAGCCTCTTCCGCGTCCCGGCGGGCTACGCGTTCCCGGCGCCCGGTGGCGCGCCCGCGATGACGCGCGTGGCGGAGGGCGTGTACTTCGTGGAGCGGATCGGCGGTGGCTACCGTTCGCTGGTGGTGGACACGGACGAGGGACTGGTGGTGGTGGACGCGCCACTCAACCCCGAAGCCACCGGCGCCGCGATCGCGCTGATCGAGCACACGTTCCCCGGCCGTCCGATCCGCTACGTGGTCATCACGCACCACCACGGCGACCACATCGGCGGCATCCCGGCGTACGCGGCGCGAGGTGCCACGATCCTGGTTGCGCCGGGGAGCGAGGCGTATATCCGGCGGATGATCTCCGTCACCCGCACCCTCGGCCGCATCGGCCAGCCGCGGCGCGCGCCGGCCCCGGAAGCGGTGTTCGAGACGCTGTCCGGACGCCGCACCATCGGCCGGGGAGCGCGCGCGGTGGAGGTACTTAACGTGGGCCCCACCTCGCACGCGGCCGCGATGCTGGCCGTGTACGTCCCCGCGCAGAAGCTCCTCTTCCAGGGCGACCTGCTGCGCATCAACGAGCAAGGCGGCCCCGTCGTCTCGCCCGACGCCAACCGCGACCTCGAATCCCTCATCCGCCGGTTCCGCCTGGACGTGCGCACCATCGGCGCCGTGCACGGCCTCAACGGCACGATGGACGACCTCCGCGAGGCGATCCGCAGGGGCGCAAGCGCGCACTAG
- a CDS encoding M56 family metallopeptidase: protein MNGWMALDPVWSPEWAWLRYATSLRATLLLLILAAAALLLRRAPASVRAQLWAAALVALLPLPELRMLPLHWSAHVVPSVLAEPMVAIGSTMVAQSWPGALALPWTTMLGIAWMAGAALVLGRLAWGWTAVALLSRRAHPVEDAGWLALLAECSAALGVRRRVRLLRAAGIGTPLTWGTLRPAVVLPADADEWPDAHRRAVLLHELAHVRRLDCLLQLFAHLTCALWWFHPGAWWAAHRLSTERERACDERVLRAGVRPSDYAECLLRIADGARGFGAVGPAIVAAGFLRRGQLRLRLRAILTPSPRPAPSPAISFATAAACIVLVLVVGSMRLSPRPDVLWTALASPDWTRRAFAAESIARFGDPASVAALHATLRTEPNPAVPAMARFGARLRPGTRAGMVIRFGWPGG from the coding sequence GTGAACGGGTGGATGGCGCTGGACCCGGTGTGGAGTCCGGAGTGGGCCTGGCTCCGCTACGCCACCTCCCTCCGCGCCACCCTCCTGCTGCTGATCCTGGCCGCGGCGGCCCTCCTCCTCCGCCGCGCACCCGCCTCCGTACGGGCGCAGCTCTGGGCCGCGGCCCTCGTCGCCCTGCTCCCGCTGCCGGAGCTGCGCATGCTCCCGCTGCACTGGAGCGCCCACGTGGTCCCCTCCGTCCTCGCCGAGCCGATGGTGGCGATCGGCTCCACGATGGTGGCGCAGAGCTGGCCCGGCGCGCTCGCCCTGCCCTGGACGACGATGCTGGGGATAGCCTGGATGGCGGGCGCCGCGCTCGTGCTGGGGCGCCTCGCCTGGGGATGGACGGCCGTCGCGCTCCTCTCCCGCCGTGCCCATCCGGTGGAGGATGCGGGCTGGCTCGCGCTGCTCGCCGAGTGCTCGGCCGCGCTGGGAGTGCGGCGCCGCGTGCGCCTGCTGCGCGCGGCGGGGATCGGCACGCCGCTCACGTGGGGCACGCTGCGCCCCGCTGTCGTCCTGCCCGCCGACGCGGACGAGTGGCCGGATGCGCATCGCCGCGCCGTGCTCCTGCACGAGCTTGCCCACGTGCGGCGGCTGGACTGCCTCCTCCAACTCTTCGCGCACCTGACGTGCGCGCTCTGGTGGTTCCATCCGGGCGCGTGGTGGGCCGCGCACCGCCTGTCCACCGAGCGGGAGCGGGCCTGTGACGAGCGCGTCCTTCGCGCCGGCGTCCGCCCCTCCGATTACGCCGAGTGCCTCCTGCGCATCGCGGACGGCGCCCGCGGCTTCGGCGCCGTCGGACCGGCGATCGTGGCCGCAGGCTTCCTCCGCCGCGGCCAGCTCCGCCTGAGGCTGCGCGCGATCCTGACCCCGTCCCCGCGCCCCGCGCCGTCCCCCGCGATCTCCTTCGCGACCGCCGCTGCGTGCATCGTGCTGGTCCTCGTCGTCGGCTCCATGCGCCTGAGCCCGCGCCCGGACGTGCTCTGGACCGCCCTCGCGTCGCCCGACTGGACGCGCCGCGCCTTCGCCGCCGAGAGCATCGCCCGCTTCGGCGACCCCGCCTCGGTGGCGGCGCTGCACGCCACCCTGCGCACCGAGCCCAACCCCGCCGTCCCCGCGATGGCCCGCTTCGGCGCCCGCCTCCGCCCTGGCACACGGGCGGGCATGGTCATCCGCTTCGGCTGGCCCGGCGGCTGA
- a CDS encoding BlaI/MecI/CopY family transcriptional regulator, whose product MASDTSPDSELSRRERQIMDVVFRLGRASASEIHERLPDPPSATAVRTMLRILEDKGHLKHEKDGPRHIYLPTVPRDSAQRSAAAHLLRTFFGGSPRAAVATLLDLSERPLTPKERDELVEMIRREREEGR is encoded by the coding sequence ATGGCCTCCGACACCTCCCCCGACTCCGAGCTGAGCCGCCGCGAGCGCCAGATCATGGACGTCGTCTTCCGCCTGGGGCGGGCGAGCGCGTCCGAGATCCACGAGCGCCTTCCGGACCCGCCCAGCGCCACAGCCGTGCGCACCATGCTGCGCATTCTGGAGGACAAGGGGCACCTGAAGCACGAAAAGGATGGCCCGCGCCACATCTACCTTCCCACCGTGCCGCGCGACTCGGCGCAGCGCTCGGCTGCGGCGCACCTGCTGCGTACCTTCTTCGGCGGCTCGCCCCGCGCCGCCGTCGCGACGCTCCTGGACCTCTCCGAGCGCCCGCTGACGCCGAAAGAGCGCGACGAGCTGGTCGAGATGATCCGCCGCGAGCGCGAGGAGGGGCGGTGA
- a CDS encoding RNase adapter RapZ — MEQIFIRLFEERFGKPPASILQIEGDGSSRAMYRLIGDGMETAVGVVGPDRDENRAFLSYSRAFRSIDLPVPEIYAVDEEAGLYLEEDLGETTLFDAIVEARAEDPGADFPAAMIPIYKRILETLPRFQVEGGKVIDYSVAYPRAAFDRQSILWDLNYFKYHFLKLAHVDFNEARLEKDFRRLTTFLLAADTRHFLYRDFQSRNVMLRDGEPWFIDYQGGRRGALQYDVASLLYDPKAGIPEALREELLEHYLDALHEHLSRVDRERFRQHFRGYVLVRIMQAMGAYGYRGFFERKPRFLQSVPGAIRNIERLLETGFVALELPELRSVFERICNNAALRKSQPKPLPGLTLYVGSFSYKGGYPDDSGGHGGGFVFDCRAVHNPGRYPEYAPLCGCDEPVSEFLDTLPETAEFWENVRDLVERQVGVYLTRGFQSLSVYFGCTGGQHRSVYFAEKLAAHLRTYYPSVNVVLSHREEGKWPARRAAAEAASRAHLAVV, encoded by the coding sequence GTGGAGCAGATTTTTATTCGTTTGTTCGAGGAGCGGTTCGGCAAGCCGCCGGCCTCCATCCTCCAGATCGAGGGCGATGGCTCCAGCCGCGCCATGTACCGCTTGATCGGCGACGGGATGGAGACGGCGGTGGGCGTGGTGGGCCCCGACCGCGACGAGAACCGCGCCTTCCTCTCGTACTCGCGCGCCTTCCGCTCCATCGACCTTCCCGTGCCCGAAATCTACGCGGTGGACGAGGAGGCGGGGCTGTACCTGGAAGAGGACCTGGGCGAGACGACGCTCTTCGACGCCATCGTCGAGGCGCGCGCTGAGGACCCAGGGGCCGACTTCCCCGCCGCCATGATCCCCATCTACAAGCGGATCCTGGAGACCCTCCCCCGCTTCCAGGTGGAGGGAGGCAAGGTGATCGACTACTCGGTCGCGTACCCGCGCGCCGCGTTCGACCGCCAGTCGATCCTGTGGGACCTGAACTACTTCAAGTACCACTTCCTGAAGCTGGCGCACGTCGACTTCAACGAGGCGCGCCTCGAAAAAGACTTCCGCCGGCTGACGACGTTCCTGCTGGCGGCGGACACGCGCCACTTCCTGTACCGCGACTTCCAGAGCCGCAACGTGATGCTGCGCGACGGCGAGCCCTGGTTCATCGACTACCAGGGCGGCCGCCGCGGCGCGCTGCAGTACGACGTCGCGTCGCTGCTGTACGACCCCAAGGCGGGGATCCCGGAGGCGCTGCGCGAGGAGCTGCTGGAGCACTACCTGGACGCGCTGCACGAGCACCTTTCAAGGGTGGACCGCGAGCGCTTCCGCCAGCACTTCCGCGGGTACGTGCTCGTGCGCATCATGCAGGCGATGGGGGCGTACGGCTACCGCGGCTTCTTTGAGCGCAAGCCGCGCTTCCTGCAGAGCGTGCCGGGCGCCATCCGCAACATCGAGCGGCTGCTGGAGACCGGCTTCGTGGCGCTGGAGCTCCCCGAGCTGCGCTCCGTCTTCGAGCGGATCTGCAACAACGCGGCGCTGCGGAAGTCGCAGCCCAAGCCGTTGCCCGGGCTCACGCTGTACGTGGGGAGCTTCTCGTACAAGGGCGGCTATCCGGACGACAGCGGCGGGCACGGTGGCGGCTTCGTCTTCGACTGCCGCGCGGTTCACAACCCCGGGCGCTATCCGGAGTATGCGCCGCTCTGCGGGTGCGACGAGCCCGTCAGCGAGTTCCTGGACACGCTCCCCGAGACGGCGGAGTTCTGGGAGAACGTGCGCGACCTGGTGGAGCGGCAGGTGGGGGTGTACCTCACCCGCGGATTCCAGTCGCTCAGCGTGTACTTCGGGTGCACGGGGGGGCAGCACCGCTCCGTCTACTTCGCGGAGAAGCTGGCGGCCCACCTGCGCACGTACTACCCCTCGGTGAACGTGGTGCTCAGCCACCGCGAAGAGGGGAAGTGGCCCGCGCGCCGCGCCGCCGCCGAAGCAGCCTCCCGGGCCCACCTCGCGGTGGTCTGA
- a CDS encoding nucleotidyltransferase family protein, whose amino-acid sequence MDALILAAGLGTRLRPLTDHTPKALIDVGGVPMLERVARRLIEAGADRLIVNTHHLGEQIARYVEERGGFGVETVISHEEGEPLETGGALVAATDLFRKDAPFFVHNADILTDLPLAEMYAAHVEAGDPLATLAVMERPSTRGFLFDDAGLLGRVDHTKKLDIRVRPAVGEARAVPFAGVHVISPRIFGLLTERGAFSVLDPYLRLAGVGERVLPFRVDGRLWLDIGRPEQLEAARAAVAKG is encoded by the coding sequence GTGGACGCCCTGATCCTGGCGGCCGGGCTGGGTACGCGCCTCCGGCCGCTGACCGACCACACCCCCAAGGCGCTGATCGACGTGGGCGGCGTCCCCATGCTGGAGCGCGTCGCCCGCCGGCTGATCGAGGCGGGCGCGGACCGGCTGATCGTCAACACGCACCACCTGGGCGAGCAGATCGCGCGCTACGTGGAGGAGCGTGGCGGCTTCGGCGTGGAGACGGTCATCTCGCACGAAGAGGGCGAGCCGCTGGAGACGGGCGGCGCGCTCGTGGCCGCGACCGACCTCTTCCGCAAGGACGCGCCCTTTTTCGTCCACAACGCGGACATCCTCACCGACCTCCCGCTGGCCGAGATGTACGCGGCGCACGTGGAGGCCGGCGACCCGCTCGCCACGCTGGCGGTGATGGAGCGCCCCAGCACGCGCGGCTTCCTCTTCGACGACGCGGGGCTGCTGGGCCGTGTGGACCACACGAAGAAGCTGGACATCCGCGTGCGCCCGGCCGTGGGCGAGGCGAGGGCGGTGCCGTTCGCGGGGGTGCACGTGATCTCGCCGCGCATCTTCGGGCTGCTGACGGAGCGGGGCGCCTTCTCGGTGCTCGACCCGTACCTGCGCCTGGCGGGCGTCGGCGAGCGCGTCCTCCCCTTTCGCGTGGACGGCCGCCTCTGGCTGGACATCGGGCGCCCGGAACAGCTCGAGGCGGCGCGGGCGGCGGTGGCGAAGGGGTGA
- a CDS encoding cytochrome c oxidase assembly protein, translated as MMMTLALLHQESFSWQEWKVYPQFMVGWLLLGAAYFLLIGPLRSRFPGSEPVPAKKVASFSIAMAAMFLSLQGPLHELSDYFLFSAHMVQHLVLILVMPPFLLYGIPDWMLRPAVRLRPVAFVARMLTFPIVAFALNNTIFLAWHFPGPYDLMMRNHGVHVAMHLTIMVTGTIMWWPVMSPMKELPRIAPALQMVYLFVLGIPMMVSAALITFSETELYRWYVEAPRLFPISPLDDQRLGGVIMWVPGGLMLWVAITVVYFRWTVPEVTADETQSRKLARSGLVIKPPAFPQG; from the coding sequence ATGATGATGACGCTCGCGCTCCTGCACCAGGAGTCGTTTTCCTGGCAGGAGTGGAAGGTATATCCGCAGTTCATGGTGGGGTGGCTCCTGCTGGGGGCGGCCTACTTCCTCCTGATCGGGCCGCTGCGGAGCCGCTTTCCGGGGTCGGAGCCGGTGCCGGCGAAGAAGGTGGCCTCGTTCTCGATCGCGATGGCGGCGATGTTCCTGTCGCTGCAGGGGCCGCTGCACGAGCTGAGCGACTATTTCCTGTTCAGCGCGCACATGGTGCAGCACCTGGTGCTGATTCTGGTGATGCCCCCGTTTCTGCTGTACGGCATTCCGGACTGGATGCTGCGCCCGGCGGTGCGGCTGCGGCCGGTGGCCTTCGTGGCGCGGATGCTCACCTTTCCCATCGTGGCGTTCGCGCTCAACAACACCATCTTTTTGGCGTGGCACTTTCCGGGTCCGTACGACCTGATGATGCGCAACCACGGCGTGCACGTCGCCATGCACCTCACCATCATGGTGACGGGCACCATCATGTGGTGGCCGGTGATGAGCCCCATGAAGGAGCTTCCGCGCATCGCTCCGGCGCTGCAGATGGTCTACCTCTTCGTGCTCGGCATTCCGATGATGGTGTCGGCGGCGCTGATCACCTTTTCGGAGACGGAGCTGTACCGCTGGTACGTGGAGGCGCCGCGCCTCTTCCCCATCTCGCCGCTGGACGACCAGCGGCTGGGCGGGGTGATCATGTGGGTTCCCGGCGGTCTGATGCTATGGGTCGCCATCACCGTCGTCTACTTCCGCTGGACCGTCCCCGAAGTCACCGCGGACGAGACGCAGTCGCGGAAGCTGGCCCGCTCCGGCCTGGTCATCAAGCCGCCCGCGTTCCCGCAGGGGTAG
- a CDS encoding cytochrome C oxidase subunit IV family protein, giving the protein MSSEQREIAHDQHTHPGPKQYAMIGVILTVMTVFEILAYYAEERWGILNAGSAAAVIAILSAAKFITVVMYYMHLKFDSKIFTGIFIFPAALAILVIGAMYIVQQVLPRAGAALGS; this is encoded by the coding sequence ATGAGCAGCGAGCAGCGCGAGATCGCGCACGACCAGCACACGCATCCGGGGCCGAAGCAGTACGCCATGATCGGGGTGATCCTCACCGTCATGACGGTGTTCGAGATCCTGGCGTACTACGCGGAGGAACGGTGGGGCATTCTGAACGCCGGCTCCGCCGCGGCGGTGATCGCCATCCTCTCGGCCGCCAAGTTCATCACGGTGGTGATGTACTACATGCACCTGAAGTTCGACAGCAAGATCTTCACGGGGATCTTCATCTTCCCCGCGGCGCTCGCGATTCTGGTGATCGGCGCGATGTACATCGTGCAGCAGGTGCTGCCGAGGGCGGGGGCGGCGCTGGGAAGTTAG
- a CDS encoding cytochrome c oxidase subunit 3, whose product MSIVNAADHAANPAHLDTSTGLDNRKMAFWTFIGSECLLFGSLIATYLAYKGRSLVGPLPHAGRTITGQEAHGILDIPLTSLSTFVLLMSSLAMVLALAAVQRADRKGAMLWLFLTAGLGLVFLGFQAYEFTTFVHEGLTLQTNQFGSTFFLLTGFHGAHVFVGVIYLSTLGILAIKNQLGPERSMSVEIAGLYWHFVDVIWIVIFALVYLIK is encoded by the coding sequence GTGAGCATCGTGAACGCGGCCGACCACGCCGCGAACCCCGCGCACCTGGACACCAGCACCGGGCTGGACAACCGGAAGATGGCGTTCTGGACCTTCATCGGTTCGGAGTGCCTCCTCTTCGGGTCGCTGATCGCCACCTACCTGGCGTACAAGGGGCGGAGCCTGGTAGGCCCGCTCCCCCACGCCGGCCGCACGATCACGGGGCAGGAGGCGCACGGGATCCTGGACATCCCGCTGACGTCGCTGAGCACCTTCGTGCTGCTGATGAGCTCGCTGGCGATGGTGCTGGCGCTGGCCGCGGTGCAGCGGGCCGACCGCAAGGGCGCCATGCTGTGGCTCTTCCTGACGGCGGGGCTGGGGCTCGTCTTCCTGGGCTTCCAGGCGTACGAGTTCACCACCTTCGTCCACGAGGGGCTGACGCTGCAGACCAACCAGTTCGGGTCCACCTTCTTCCTGCTGACGGGGTTCCACGGGGCCCACGTCTTCGTGGGGGTGATCTACCTGAGCACGCTGGGGATTCTGGCGATCAAGAACCAGCTCGGCCCGGAGCGCTCCATGAGCGTGGAGATCGCGGGCCTGTACTGGCACTTCGTGGACGTGATCTGGATCGTGATCTTTGCCCTCGTTTACCTGATCAAGTGA
- the ctaD gene encoding cytochrome c oxidase subunit I, with protein sequence MASTATVAAPHAHAAAPHTETGVWSWITTVDHKRIGILYFFSSIFYFLVGGIEALFIRTQLIVPENSFISADLYNQMFTQHALTMIFLALMPLTAAFFNYIVPLQIGARDVAFPRLNALSYWVYFFGGLMLLFAAVTQMAPNVGWFAYAPITERQYNPGPNVDFYVLGLQIVGLSSILAGINFIVTILNMRAPGMRLMRMPIFTWMVLITQVLIVTAMAVFTIAITQLMFDRMFGTTFFNPAKGGDPLVWQHLFWMFGHPEVYILIIPIFGMISEVIPTFSRKPLFGYNVMVFASVLIGWLGWGVWSHHMFAVGLGPIADAFFALSTMLIAIPTGIKIFNWIGTMWGGSIRFTTSMLFAVAFIAMFTLGGISGVMHSVAPSDLQQTDTYFVVAHIHYVFFGGTVLGLFSGVYYWFPKIFGRLMDEKLGKIHFLGTLVGMNLAFFPMHFLGMYGQPRRTFTYPGDLGWNLMNFMSTMGAYLLALATAVFVWNILRSTRRGAVAGDNPWGAATLEWSIPSPPPVYNFRDIPLVHSRMPLWEADASKEPGIPHGKVAEDVNSITVGGTQVGEIEYPDAESKMSAHDLGIHLPPPSHWPIILAFGILMTFGSLIFRNLEGTLHNLWFLSVAGVLLVAVSIFKWAFEPGH encoded by the coding sequence ATGGCATCGACCGCGACCGTGGCTGCGCCGCACGCCCACGCAGCCGCACCCCACACCGAAACGGGGGTGTGGAGCTGGATCACCACCGTCGACCACAAGCGGATCGGGATCCTGTACTTCTTCTCCTCGATCTTCTACTTCCTGGTCGGGGGGATCGAGGCGCTGTTCATCCGCACGCAGCTCATCGTGCCGGAGAACAGCTTCATCAGCGCGGATCTGTACAACCAGATGTTCACGCAGCACGCGCTGACGATGATCTTCCTGGCGCTGATGCCGCTGACCGCGGCCTTCTTCAACTACATCGTGCCCCTGCAGATCGGCGCGCGCGACGTGGCGTTCCCGCGGCTCAACGCGCTGTCGTACTGGGTGTACTTCTTCGGCGGGCTGATGCTGCTCTTCGCGGCCGTCACGCAGATGGCGCCCAACGTGGGGTGGTTCGCCTACGCGCCCATCACGGAGCGGCAGTACAACCCGGGCCCCAACGTCGACTTCTACGTGCTGGGCCTGCAGATCGTCGGCCTTTCGTCGATCCTGGCGGGGATCAACTTCATCGTCACCATCCTGAACATGCGGGCCCCGGGGATGCGCCTGATGCGCATGCCCATCTTCACCTGGATGGTGCTGATCACGCAGGTGCTGATCGTGACGGCCATGGCGGTGTTCACCATCGCCATCACGCAGCTGATGTTCGACCGGATGTTCGGCACGACGTTCTTCAACCCGGCCAAGGGCGGCGATCCGCTCGTGTGGCAGCACCTTTTCTGGATGTTCGGCCACCCGGAGGTGTACATCCTGATCATCCCCATCTTCGGGATGATCAGCGAGGTGATCCCCACGTTCAGCCGCAAGCCGCTCTTCGGCTACAACGTGATGGTGTTCGCCTCGGTGCTCATCGGCTGGCTGGGGTGGGGCGTGTGGAGCCACCACATGTTCGCCGTGGGTCTGGGGCCGATCGCCGACGCCTTCTTCGCCCTCTCCACCATGCTGATCGCCATCCCCACGGGGATCAAGATCTTCAACTGGATCGGGACGATGTGGGGAGGCTCCATCCGCTTCACCACCTCCATGCTCTTCGCGGTGGCGTTCATCGCCATGTTCACGCTGGGCGGGATCTCGGGGGTGATGCACTCGGTGGCGCCGTCGGACCTGCAGCAGACGGACACGTACTTCGTGGTGGCGCACATCCACTACGTGTTCTTCGGCGGCACGGTGCTGGGGCTGTTCTCGGGGGTCTACTACTGGTTCCCCAAGATCTTCGGCCGGCTGATGGACGAGAAGCTCGGGAAGATCCACTTCCTGGGGACGCTGGTGGGGATGAACCTGGCGTTCTTCCCGATGCACTTCCTGGGGATGTACGGGCAGCCGCGCCGTACCTTCACCTACCCGGGCGACCTCGGGTGGAACCTGATGAACTTCATGTCCACCATGGGCGCCTACCTGCTGGCGCTGGCCACCGCGGTGTTCGTGTGGAACATCCTCCGCTCCACGCGCAGGGGCGCGGTCGCGGGGGACAACCCGTGGGGCGCCGCGACGCTGGAGTGGTCGATCCCGTCGCCGCCGCCGGTCTACAACTTCCGCGACATCCCCCTGGTGCACTCGCGCATGCCGCTGTGGGAGGCGGACGCCAGCAAGGAGCCGGGGATTCCGCACGGCAAGGTGGCCGAGGACGTGAACTCCATCACCGTGGGCGGCACGCAGGTGGGGGAGATCGAGTATCCGGACGCCGAGAGCAAGATGAGCGCGCACGACCTGGGGATCCACCTTCCGCCGCCGTCGCACTGGCCGATCATCCTGGCCTTCGGCATCCTGATGACCTTCGGGTCGCTGATCTTCCGCAACCTGGAAGGGACGCTGCACAACCTGTGGTTCCTGTCGGTGGCGGGCGTGCTGCTGGTCGCGGTTTCCATCTTCAAGTGGGCCTTCGAGCCCGGGCACTGA